In Carya illinoinensis cultivar Pawnee chromosome 10, C.illinoinensisPawnee_v1, whole genome shotgun sequence, one DNA window encodes the following:
- the LOC122278680 gene encoding glycolipid transfer protein 3-like, producing the protein MSKSLIRNKLIIITKVRMLHFTLALLLKLAKDSSQRMEQAVEESYNTTLKLWHGWISSATFKVIIPLTP; encoded by the exons atgtctaagagtctaatacgtaataaactaataataataactaag gttcgtatgttacacTTTACTTTGGCATTATTGCTAAAACTAGCAAAAGACTCCTCACAGAGGATGGAACAAGCAGTGGAGGAGTCTTACAACACCACTTTAAAGCTATGGCATGGATGGATATCATCAGCTACTTTCAAAGTAATAATTCCTCTCACTCCCTAA
- the LOC122278679 gene encoding pyridoxine/pyridoxamine 5'-phosphate oxidase 2-like: protein SLNGRPSNRTVVFRGLEENTDKIQIHTNYRTHKIEELRHCPYAEICWYFTNSWEQFRVNGKIDILDESNPDLNKLQVRI from the exons TCTCTGAATGGGAGACCTTCGAATCGCACTGTGGTTTTCAG AGGACTTGAAGAGAACACTGATAAGATCCAAATCCACACTAATTACCGAACTCATAag ATTGAAGAGCTTAGGCATTGCCCATATGCTGAG ATATGCTGGTATTTCACCAACTCTTGGGAGCAATTCCGGGTCAATGGAAAAATTGATATCCTCGATGAATCAAATCCGGATCTCAACAAGCTCCAGGTAAGAATTTAA